DNA from Prunus persica cultivar Lovell chromosome G6, Prunus_persica_NCBIv2, whole genome shotgun sequence:
AGAAAGAATATATAACTGATAGAAGCAAGAAATATATTCCAAAAGTCACAAAATGGTCAAACAAAAGAAGGGGGTCGGGGGTGTGGGGTTGGGGTGTGTTACTTTAAACCAGCTCTGAATAGTGAAAGCATACAAATTTTGCACTGTGTAGATTAAAGAAGAGACCTCAACACAACTCACTACTACACCTAGTGAACTAAAACAACACCTTTTGAAAAGTAGTACACATTATTAGAATGGAAAAGACAGGCATTCCTATAGTGCATGAGAAGTGGAGGAAGGTATGACActtcaaaatttgtacatgCACAAATGAACTTATTCAGTATGGTGGTTTTCTTAAGCAGTCTGTTCAAATATTCAATCTCAATTTTAGATTAAGGAATAAATCACATAAATCTAACAATGAGTTATTCATAATCATCTCTACCtgtgattttataaataaatacatataaatgAATAAAGGGTATATCTTTATTTCACCAACCTGGAATCGTCAAGTGAAGTAACAATATCAGTAAGGCCTTTATGAATATTAGACCCAAGAACAGAAACACTAGGTCTTGTTCTTAACACCTGGACCAAAAGGTGAGGAATAATTATCATAATAACAAAGAGAAAGCCGTACTAATATATAACCAGCATATTATACATAGAATGTCGTACTAATACATACCCAACACACTAGACAGATTTGACAGAAAAACCTAAGATAAAAATGTGATTAAGTTGTTGGTTTGCTACAATCCTTAACCTGTTCGGATGTGGGCCAACAATTGTTTTTCACTATTAACACTCCTCCTGACATGTGGGTTCTCTCCACCATTAGTGCCCAGCGTACAGAATTTAACTTAATTGAGGGGTTTTGCCATTGTGAAGGGATTCGAACTCAGGTCGCTGTGACTGACACCATGATGAAGTTGTCGGTTAACTACGATTCTCAAAAAATTGAGCTGTTAGGATGTGGGCCAGGAATTTCTCTATACTCAAACAAGATGACAAGTCTCAACAGAAACGTATGCTTTAGAGGAGCTCATCAGATATGAAGGTTATAACCTGACTAGAACTGGAAATCTGGAAATTGGGTCCCCTAACTACCTTGTCCTCATTTAAATCATGCATGTGTTAAGTACGTTTTAAGCAGGTGTTTGTGCGCTTCTAACACTCTAAAGTATctattaaccaaaaaaatcagGGTTAGGTGATTTTCACACTAAAGTAAAATGaatacccaaaaacaaaacaaaaaatatatataataacacGATGGAAAGTTGACATGATGGTATATAATGAGTTCCCATTGGAGCAAATTAGCACATAAATTTCCAAAGAGAGTGCAGCACTAAAAGCATGCGTATgatgaaagagaaagagaaacttACCTTGGATGGTTTAGAAGAGATATAACCAATATCAAATATAAGTACTTCATTCCTTTTCATAGATGTGCAAACAACCTATATGAACAAATTAGGCAAATCTTAATGTAAGAACAAATCAATCCAGGAGAGATAATTAAGTCAATCAATCTTGATTAAGGGTTTCTAAACTAACAGAACAACATactacaaaatataaaatacatttgttttcaattatGCAGAATACGAGCATGTACACAGTGGTACTACCAACCCCATTGATCATTCATATAAAATAGAAGTAATCACCTGAAATTATGCATGCTTAAGCATATcggaaggaaaaaagaataatcaGCCAGGTTCTACATCTATATAGTTCTCTGGAGTCACAACCGAGAAAAATGAAGCAGCCATATTGCCTTTACAATATCTACAACAATCGTATAAATTGTATTGAACTCAGACCTCATCTTGGTTAGCAAGATTCCACTGGACAAAGTCTAGTTGTTGAGGTAAAGAAAGGTGCACCACATGTTTTGCTTCATCTTCCTGCAAGCCTAGCAGGAAAAGAGGGGTAAAAAAgccaaataaaaattgttttaaTGAGCACAAGAACCAAGCCTTACTTTACAAGCATGCTTATATAAATTCCATAAGCACTATAACTTTACAAATTAAAATggtcttgtttttcttccttcattAAACACATTCAGTATAAGCTCAAGGTTTGGCCTGTGTAAATAGAAGAGGTGAACAGCTGTAACATCAGTAGCCAAAGTTATGCCCAGGAAAACCTCAAACATGCATGAATGTAAAGGTTTGCACATTAAAATTGTATCCATTAGTTTTGTGCACTGTTATACAAGTTTAGCAGTCGATATATGCATCACTCTTGTAATAAACTTGGAAATTATGAACTGATAAAATATATGCCAAAACAATAACAAGCTGTAGTGAAGGAACTTACGTAGCAAAGGTTCATTACTCTGGCAATAAAGAGATTCAAAATCATGCACTGTTAAACACCCCGATTTTGTCACAGATACCAGGTATATTCCCTAATATATAGGGGAAAAGAGGAAATGTAAATACAAGAAAAGGAAGTGAAAAGTAAGagcaacacacacacacgcacacaacatacaaaataaaaccaaactaGCAAATGCAACTGTATTTACCTTTCTGTCAAAATCAAGTGCAGATATCCCTtgcctgaaaaaaaaaatctgattgaGCAATCTTTTCTACTACATAtgaaacacaaacaaaaacacaaaaacacagacacacatacacacacgtatatatatgtatgaggATAATTACTGACTTTCCAATTGACGGTTGGTCATACAAAAATGCGCCATTGTCGATCCAATTCaactacaaaattaaaatcccacaaataaaatcaaaatttctgggaaaaaaatataaagaagaagTAAAGATGATAACAAACAGGGTTTGTAATATTGCATACATGGGTTTGACACGGTCCACCATTGATGTGGTACAAATGCGGAAATGCCCTCAGCTATATCAAtcagaaaatatataaatcaaTCAAGCAAGGTACTTGTAATGTGTAGCTAACTAATTGGTAAACTCAGTAATGGCAAAACGAATTAATGGGGCACCTCAGAATAGGATTCCATGAGCAACCCAGAGACGGAATGTCGGTAATTGGGATGGAGCCTTCCGTTCAATTCGATCAGGCTTCGACTCCATCTGGGCCCGAAACAACAAAGCCCTCAATTTCAAATTGACAATAAAGCATAGAAATTGAGAAGGGTTATCGATTTGCATTTACCTTGGAGGGGGTCTGCTGGGGTTTTGAGACGAGGGCTTCTGAGGAACTAGGTACTTGTCCATCAGAGTGTTCAGAGTGAGAATTAAGGTTTGAGTTTTGGGGCTTAaaggtccttttttttttttttttttttttttttttgggtatgggTTTGCTGTTCCCGCCATTTCGTCTTGTGTGTCACAGTGTATGCTAATTGCGCGCGCTCTCTAATAGGTCGGGTTTCGGGATCGgatcaaccaaattcatacCCGGGTGggcatttttttaatatcaaaGACAATTGGTATCAAGTTTATTGTTATTAAGAATTCCCGATGATAAAGattccaaaaaaacaaaaacaattcatGATGATTAAGggtaaaagttttttttttcttttagttttgttggcattttatttttcttgatatCATGCGAACTCAGGGTTGATATATTGAgatcctctttttttttttcttttattctaaTGAATGAGGaagattcgaacttgagacatCTTTCGACTTTGTAACAAAAAGTACTATCAGACTAAACGCTATTTGGTAACTTAGCACGTTcagattttcttttgatattaTATATTGCTAAATGTCAATAATGTCTAACCATTCCACTAACggtttattttatgtgataaTTGAAACAAACACCATCCATTTAATGTACTGAGTATGTAATTGCCCATTTCCTTGGCCTGAAAAGTTTACCTATTTTATGTAattatcatttaaaaaataaagactgtTAATAGGAAAATGCTTCTAAAACTCTGGTAAAGAACTTGGCATAATCCAAAAGGCCAAATCTCCATGCCCAACCCCTTACACCAACAGTACATATTCTAAAAACAGGTGAGCTAAAACCAATAAACATTTGTATGAAATGACTGTTTAATAAAGGAATTTGCTAACTACCATTTGCTCCTCCTTTGTTTGTACCATGACTTTTGAACTATCATATGCTTTATGCTTTCTGATTATCCTTCTACAGCTGCCATTTTCCACCAAAAACTTTTGTGTGGTCAGCCAATGGTAATAATCCAGAGCAAAAAGGATTCAAAGTTAAGCTCACTGCGGATGGACAGTTTAGGCTCAATGAGGCTGCAACAGACAAACAAATATGAGTTGCTGATTCTGCAGGTACTGGAGTTGCCCATGCAGCCATGCTTGACACAGGAAATTTTGTGCTGGCTAACCTTAAGTCAATCAATTTGTGGGAGAGTTTTGATCAGCCAACTGACACAATCTTGCCTGCACAGACTCTAAATCAAGAAGCCATACTCTTCGATATAAGGAAACAAATTACTCAAGAGGGAGATTCCAGCTTACCTTGCAACATGATGGGAATTTCGTGCTTTACACGACAAATTTCCCATTCGATGCTCCTAATTCTGCTTATTGGTCAACTCAAACATTTGATGGTGGCTCTCAGGTCATCTTCGACCAATCTGGCTCTATTTACCTTAGAGCCGGGAATGGGACAATAATTATGATGGTAATGTCCAATACAATTTCAATGCAGGACTTCTACAAGAAAGCAACTCTTGAGTATGATGGAGTTTTTAGATACTATGTGTACCCTAAAAGTACTCGCTCAACTGTGGGAAGGTGGTCCATGGCTTGGTCGACTTTGTCCTATGTGCCTTCAAATATCTGCACCTCACTCGTGGAATATACGGGCGGCGGTGCATGTGGATTCAACAGCTTATGTAGACATgatgatgaaggaaaaagttgCCAGTGTCCATATGGTTACAGCTATACTGATCCAAATGATGTGTTGAAAGGATGCAAACAGGACTTTGTCTCACAAAGTTGTGACGAAGCCTCACTAGAAAcagattctttttattttcaagagaTGCAGAACACAGATTGGCCTTATTCTGCGTATGATGAGGATTGGTGCAGGCAGAGTTGCCTGAGTGATTGTTTCTGCGCCGTTGCCATTTTCAGGAAAAATGAGTGCTGGAAGAAGATGTTTCCACTTTCAAACGGGGTGATTGACCCCAGTGTTGGTGGAAAAGCTCTGATCAAAATGAGGAAAGACAATTCTACTTTAACACCTGGGGGCACAgattcagaaaagaaaaatacttcaACTTTGATGCTCATTGGAGCGCTCTTGAGTAGCTTGGTGTTGACGAACTGTCATAATTAGTAATGTATAAAATTATCTAGAGAATTTAGTACATTTCAATACATGTAATTAGTATATATTGAAGGAAACAGAACTGAATGAGCCTTAGCTAATAAAGGTGTTTAAGATATGTAATGTTGTGGAGTATTCTTACTATGTCTTATTGTTTTAGGACAGCTTCATGGAGGATGTCAAgatgaatttaatttctaaGCAAGAATGGGTACATAtgtaataaaacaaaaattgctcACAGAATGTTTGCAAAAAATAATCCAAAGTTTGAAAAGCTTCAAACTAAACTAGACCATTTCCTTCTGTGGGTCAAGTATTTGTTCTCATTATATATTCCTGTCTCTGTTTACTGACAGTAAAGTTTACGTTTCCATATGCTTCTACTTACCCATAAGATCAGTTCAATTCAAAGATTGTGTCTTGGTTTTTTCGTAGCCAAACTAATTgaaagtactaaaaaaaaaacatatataaaacaagCTTAGACACCTCAGACAAAGCAATAGAAACAAGGCTGATTGTATGAAAAAGGAGGGCAATAGATAATGTTCTCTAGAAGCcaattgcaaattgcaatccTACTGCagatgattaaatatttttttggccGGCCTTCAATTAAGAGACAATGCAAGAAAACAGAGACTTGTACTGCTTAGTCAATGTCAACGGTACTGAAAACTAAttgaataacaaaagaaattcaTAAGAACTGCAGTACTAGTACTACTGAACAAAATAGGCCTCTAACTTCAACGGACTGACGATACTCCTTCACCGAATAACAATGgcaatatatatagaaatgtAGATATGCTTCTTGGTATCATGGCTTTTGAACTAGCATATGCTTTCTGCTTTCTGCTTATGCAGCTgccattttcaaccattgcTCAAACTGATGGCAAGAATATATCATTGGGCTCATCCCTTACTGCACTGGACAATAAGTCTTTCTGGGCCTCACCATCTGGGGAATTTGCTTTTGGTTTCCAAGAAATTGGTAAATATGGCTTCTTACTTGCCATCTGGTTTAACAAAGTACCTGAAAGAACTATTGTCTGGTCTGCCAATGGCGATAATCTAGTGCAAAAAGGATCCACAGTTGAACTCACAAGTGCTGGGCAGTTTAGGCTCAATGATATTACAACAGGCAAACAAATCTGGGTGGCTTCTTCTTATGGTACTGGAGTTGTCTATGCAGCCATGCTTGACACAGGAAACTTCGTGCTGGCCAACCGAAACTCAATCCATTTGTGGGCGAGTTTTGATCAGCCAACTGATACAATCCTACCCACACAGACTCTTAGTCAAAACAGCAGACTCTTCGCTCGCTACACGGCATCAAATTACTCAAGAGGAAGATTCCAGCTTACCTTAGAATCTGATGGAAATCTCAGGCTTTACACAACACTATTCCCATTGGATTCAATTAACTCTCCTTACTGGTCAACCAACATTAAGGACAGTGGTGTTGAGCTGATGTTCAACCAGTCTGGCTCCATTTACCTTACAGCCAGTAACGGAAGCATACTTACAATGGTATCAGACGAAATAGTTTCAATGCAAGATTTCTACCAGAGAGCAACTCTTGACTATGACGGAGTTTTCAGGCACTATGTGTACCCTAAAAGCACTGGCTCAAGTGTCGGGTCATGGAACATGGCTTGGTCCACCTTGTCCTACAAACCTAAAGATATATGCATGAGTATTTTTCAAGATAAAGGCGTTGGCGCATGCGGGTTCAACAGCATATGTACACAGGACCAAGGACCAATTTGCCAATGTCCATATGGTTATACCGATATGGATCCAGCTGATGTGTGGAAAGGATGCAAACCGAACTTTGTTCCACAAAGCTGTGGTGAGGCCTCATCACCAGAAGcacatcttttttattttgcagaGATGCAAAATGCGAATTGGCCTGTGACTGAATACAACTATTTTCAGCCGGCAACTGAGGATTGGTGCAGGCAGGCTTGCCTAGCTGACTGTTTCTGTGCCGTTGCCAATTACAGAGACGGGCAGTGTTGGCTGAAAGGAAGCCCACTTTTCAATGGGAGGATTGAACCCGGTAGCGGAATAAAAGCTCTGATCAAGGTAAGGAATGAAAGTTCAACCTTGATATCTGGTGACAGAGATTCGAGAAAGAAAGACAATTCAACATTGATCCTAGTTGGATCACTTCTCTTGAGTAGCTCGGAGTTTCTTAACATCCTCTTACTGCTAATAACCTATCTGATTGTTTCTCGCATGTATTGTGGAAGAGCAAAGGTTATTCAACCTTACCTGGTCATGAACTTGAAATATTTCACTTATGAAGAGCTAGAAGAAGCTACCAATGGATTCAAGGAAGAACTAGGACGTGGTGCTTTTGCAACAGTTTTTAAAGGAGTTTTAAGGTCGTCTGATAATGGGAAATATGTTGCTGTCAAAAGATTGGACAATATGGTTAAAGACAATGAGTTGGAATTCAAAGCTGAAATTAGCTCAATTGGCAAAACAAATCACAAAAATTTGGTCCAACTACTAGGATTTTGCAATGAGGGGCAGCACCGAATTCTTGTATATGAGTTTATGAGCAACGGATCCTTAGCGGGCTTCCTCTTTGGAGAGTCAATGCCAAATTGGTACAAAAGAAGGCAAATTGCCTTGGGAATTGCAAGAGGGCTCTTGTATTTACATGAAGACTGCAGCAGCCAAATCATACATTGTGACATTAAGCCTCAAAACATTCTACTAGATGACTCTATCGGTGCAAGAATATCCGACTTTGGATTGGCCAAGCTTTTGAAAATGGACCAGACTCACACCACTACTAGAATCAGGGGAACTAAAGGCTATGTGGCCCCTGAATGGTTTAAAAACTTGCCCATCACGCTGAAGGTGGATGTTTACAGCTATGGCATTTTGCTACTGGAGATTGTTTGCTGCAGGAGGAACTTTGAACAACAGGCAGAGGATGAAGATCAAATGATACTAGCTGATTGGGCATATGATTGCTATGAGCAAAAGAAACTGCATCTACTATTCAAGAATGATGACGAGGCAATGGAAGACATGAAGACGATGGAGAAGTATGTGATGATTGCAATATGGTGCATTCAGGAGGATCCATCACTGAGACCGACAACGAAGAAACTCACACTAATGCTTGAAGGAACTGTTGAAGTCTCAATTCCACCAAATCCGTCCTCATTTACAAGTTCAATAATGTAAGTAGTTGTCTGTATTTTGGATCACCAAGGCCCCAAGCCATAAACTTAGTGAATCTCAGGTAGTCTTGCATCTTCTTCTACTCATTGTGACATCTTAAATCATATGTATTCAATGGACACTGAATATGTATTCAATGGTATCAATTTTCtgtcaaaataaatacatttatTAACACTGCAGTAAATTATGCATTTTCAATTGAACCACCATCAACAACTTGCATGGattgaataacaaaaaggGTCACaagtgttgaagaatataagtcccacatcgaaaatcTGACTAAATAATGTTCATAACGTTGATCAAGGCTTCAAGCAAGCTGCATCTTTGATTATGAGCCAAGTTGAAATGCTCAATTGACGTGCAGCAACATAAAAGCAAAAGTCTAAACATGTTTTGAACATTTGGGAATATTAATTGGCTCCTATCTAGAACTATAAGgttcaaaattacaaaaacataTTCAATATCAATTAGTCAATCAAGCCAAGACACTATCTACTTAACCTCTCAGGTATTAACAAAATTGTGTAATAATTCACAAGCAAAGGCTATCTTCAAGGATGAAACATCTGATGCAATTGACTAAAATAAGCATACAATGTTATATTCCTATTTAGATCGGTGTACTAGATACTAAGTTATATCAGGGTTAATAGGAGTTTAAATTAGGTTATACCTTGGGGTCCAAGATTTTGTGAAATAAGGAAAGTTTTGAAGCCAATTAAAGGGgtcctatttatttccttttgcgTGAACCGTTGCTTGATGGGCTTATAGCCTTAGTCAAGTCGGCCCTCGGTGATGAGTAGAGACGACTTGACATAGCCCTATATAAGCTTAAGACCCTGAGAGACAGCAGAAGTCTTAAGTCGTTCGTGTCTCTTGCTCGTGCTGCTACTGCTAC
Protein-coding regions in this window:
- the LOC109950035 gene encoding LOW QUALITY PROTEIN: G-type lectin S-receptor-like serine/threonine-protein kinase LECRK3 (The sequence of the model RefSeq protein was modified relative to this genomic sequence to represent the inferred CDS: inserted 1 base in 1 codon; substituted 1 base at 1 genomic stop codon), which produces MLLKLCCHFPPKTFVWSANGNNPEQKGFKVKLTADGQFRLNEAATDKQIXVADSAGTGVAHAAMLDTGNFVLANLKSINLWESFDQPTDTILPAQTLNQEAILFXYKETNYSRGRFQLTLQHDGNFVLYTTNFPFDAPNSAYWSTQTFDGGSQVIFDQSGSIYLRAGNGTIIMMVMSNTISMQDFYKKATLEYDGVFRYYVYPKSTRSTVGRWSMAWSTLSYVPSNICTSLVEYTGGGACGFNSLCRHDDEGKSCQCPYGYSYTDPNDVLKGCKQDFVSQSCDEASLETDSFYFQEMQNTDWPYSAYDEDWCRQSCLSDCFCAVAIFRKNECWKKMFPLSNGVIDPSVGGKALIKMRKDNSTLTPGGTDSEKKNTSTLMLIGALLSSLDSFMEDVKMNLISKQEWVHINVDMLLGIMAFELAYAFCFLLMQLPFSTIAQTDGKNISLGSSLTALDNKSFWASPSGEFAFGFQEIGKYGFLLAIWFNKVPERTIVWSANGDNLVQKGSTVELTSAGQFRLNDITTGKQIWVASSYGTGVVYAAMLDTGNFVLANRNSIHLWASFDQPTDTILPTQTLSQNSRLFARYTASNYSRGRFQLTLESDGNLRLYTTLFPLDSINSPYWSTNIKDSGVELMFNQSGSIYLTASNGSILTMVSDEIVSMQDFYQRATLDYDGVFRHYVYPKSTGSSVGSWNMAWSTLSYKPKDICMSIFQDKGVGACGFNSICTQDQGPICQCPYGYTDMDPADVWKGCKPNFVPQSCGEASSPEAHLFYFAEMQNANWPVTEYNYFQPATEDWCRQACLADCFCAVANYRDGQCWLKGSPLFNGRIEPGSGIKALIKVRNESSTLISGDRDSRKKDNSTLILVGSLLLSSSEFLNILLLLITYLIVSRMYCGRAKVIQPYLVMNLKYFTYEELEEATNGFKEELGRGAFATVFKGVLRSSDNGKYVAVKRLDNMVKDNELEFKAEISSIGKTNHKNLVQLLGFCNEGQHRILVYEFMSNGSLAGFLFGESMPNWYKRRQIALGIARGLLYLHEDCSSQIIHCDIKPQNILLDDSIGARISDFGLAKLLKMDQTHTTTRIRGTKGYVAPEWFKNLPITLKVDVYSYGILLLEIVCCRRNFEQQAEDEDQMILADWAYDCYEQKKLHLLFKNDDEAMEDMKTMEKYVMIAIWCIQEDPSLRPTTKKLTLMLEGTVEVSIPPNPSSFTSSIM